From the genome of Bacillota bacterium, one region includes:
- a CDS encoding AAA family ATPase: MRRISQLITQGELTPPAALATLRASPEPVATTIPTSSHTLKQALLQLDSLVGLSEVKQLVYEIKAYVEIQQRRSREGLANEPLVLHMVFRGNPGSGKTTVARILGSIFKGLGILSKGHLVEVERADLVGEYIGHTAIKTREHVKRALGGILFVDEAYSLARGGNKDFGKESIDCLVKLMEDHRDDLVLILAGYRDEMTYFLRSNPGLRSRFPIHIDFPDYSVEQLLAIADLFLTERDYCLSPAAREELCRQLTLGHNLQHSGNARLVRNLIERAIRRQAIRLAGHQHLTRKELMVIEPVDLKGGSAA, encoded by the coding sequence ATGAGACGCATTAGTCAACTGATAACCCAAGGTGAGCTTACACCGCCGGCCGCCTTAGCCACTTTACGAGCATCTCCTGAACCAGTAGCCACGACAATACCAACCAGCTCCCACACACTAAAACAGGCTTTGTTACAGCTAGATAGTCTGGTCGGCCTTAGCGAAGTCAAGCAGCTAGTATATGAAATCAAAGCCTATGTCGAAATCCAACAGCGCCGAAGCAGAGAAGGGTTAGCTAACGAACCGCTGGTGCTACATATGGTTTTCCGAGGTAATCCAGGGTCAGGCAAAACAACCGTAGCCCGTATCTTAGGAAGCATCTTCAAGGGATTAGGCATTCTGTCGAAAGGGCATTTGGTGGAAGTGGAACGAGCCGATTTAGTCGGAGAATACATCGGACACACGGCCATTAAGACCCGGGAGCATGTTAAGCGTGCCCTGGGTGGGATTCTGTTTGTGGATGAAGCCTATTCCCTGGCCCGAGGAGGCAACAAAGATTTCGGTAAAGAGTCCATCGATTGTTTAGTAAAACTAATGGAAGACCACCGGGATGATTTGGTCCTGATTCTGGCCGGCTATAGGGATGAAATGACTTATTTTCTTCGCAGTAATCCTGGACTAAGATCTCGCTTTCCTATTCATATCGATTTCCCAGACTACAGTGTAGAACAACTCCTGGCTATTGCTGATCTATTCTTGACCGAACGTGATTATTGCTTGAGTCCCGCTGCCCGAGAAGAACTCTGTCGCCAGCTGACTTTAGGCCACAACCTTCAACATAGTGGGAATGCCCGTCTGGTACGCAATCTGATCGAACGGGCCATCCGTCGCCAAGCAATACGTTTGGCTGGACACCAGCACCTGACCCGAAAAGAACTGATGGTAATCGAGCCGGTAGATTTAAAAGGAG
- the hfq gene encoding RNA chaperone Hfq, producing the protein MSKQQPNLQDTFLNQARKDSIPCTVYLVNGFQIRGLIRGFDNFTVALESEGKQMLVYKHAISTITPSRPVIYTAGSDMDNS; encoded by the coding sequence ATGAGCAAACAACAACCTAACTTGCAAGATACGTTCCTTAACCAAGCTAGAAAAGACAGTATCCCGTGCACTGTATATTTGGTTAACGGCTTTCAAATCCGAGGGCTAATCCGCGGCTTCGACAACTTTACAGTGGCACTGGAATCGGAAGGTAAACAAATGTTGGTTTATAAGCATGCTATTTCCACCATTACGCCATCCCGCCCGGTTATTTACACTGCTGGTTCGGATATGGACAATAGTTGA